A single region of the Anaerolineae bacterium genome encodes:
- a CDS encoding methylated-DNA--[protein]-cysteine S-methyltransferase: MVSQVDDYRLVERAIGYLEANFIRQPSLAEVAAAVNLSEHHFHRLFRRWAGISPKRFLQFLTLEYAKELLQESRALLEVTYEAGLSGPGRLHDLFVTLEAVTPGEYRRRGDGLTIEYGVHPSPFGYCLLAATERGICALHFVDDGDPSAALAELRHTWPGARLVESPESTGRLAEAAFSGDVPLALFVKGTNFQVQVWRALLSIPPGHVLSYEDVAGMIGRPTASRAVGNAVGSNPVGYLIPCHRVIRKTGRFGHYGGGPLRKRAMLGWEMAAREREATE; the protein is encoded by the coding sequence ATCGTGTCTCAAGTGGATGACTACCGGCTGGTGGAACGGGCCATCGGCTACCTGGAGGCCAACTTCATCCGGCAGCCGAGCCTGGCAGAGGTGGCAGCGGCCGTGAACCTGAGCGAGCACCACTTTCACAGGCTGTTCCGTCGTTGGGCCGGCATCAGCCCCAAGCGCTTCCTCCAGTTCCTCACCCTCGAGTACGCCAAGGAGCTGCTGCAGGAGTCGCGGGCGCTGCTTGAGGTGACCTACGAGGCCGGGCTATCCGGCCCGGGCCGACTCCACGACCTATTCGTCACGCTGGAGGCGGTGACCCCGGGCGAATATCGGCGGCGGGGCGATGGGCTGACGATCGAGTACGGGGTGCATCCTTCTCCCTTCGGCTACTGCCTCTTAGCCGCTACGGAGCGGGGCATCTGCGCCCTGCACTTCGTCGATGACGGCGACCCGTCCGCGGCTCTGGCAGAGCTCAGGCACACGTGGCCAGGAGCCCGGCTGGTGGAGAGCCCGGAAAGCACCGGGCGGCTGGCCGAGGCGGCCTTCTCCGGCGACGTGCCTCTGGCCTTGTTCGTCAAGGGCACCAACTTCCAGGTGCAGGTCTGGCGGGCGCTGCTAAGCATCCCTCCCGGCCACGTGCTTTCCTACGAGGATGTGGCGGGCATGATCGGCCGCCCGACGGCATCTCGAGCGGTGGGCAACGCCGTGGGCAGCAACCCGGTGGGCTACCTTATCCCCTGCCACCGGGTGATCCGCAAGACGGGGCGCTTCGGGCACTACGGCGGCGGCCCGCTGCGCAAGCGGGCCATGCTGGGATGGGAGATGGCAGCGCGCGAGCGCGAGGCCACGGAGTAG
- a CDS encoding ECF transporter S component has product MRYLNHAILLAASLLGAGSLLLPFFAPPAGADQAGPMAHAGDAPVIFVALVVLCLGAVAANLAGRQMNSKVMAVLGVLTAMNAVLRAIPGPGGFSAIFVLPILTGYVYGSTFGFLLGSLSLLISALIGAGIGPWLPYQMLCAGWVGMISGWLPHLRRPQAEMAVLIGWGVLSGLIFGAVMNLWFWPFINVPGEADLYWSPGATLAEGLRRYLAFYLLTSAWWDAMRAAGNAVLLALFGRALVTTLRRYQRRFQFSLG; this is encoded by the coding sequence ATGAGGTACCTGAACCACGCCATCCTGCTGGCAGCCAGCCTGCTGGGCGCCGGGTCCCTGCTCCTGCCCTTCTTCGCTCCGCCAGCGGGCGCGGACCAGGCCGGGCCCATGGCCCACGCGGGGGACGCCCCGGTCATCTTCGTAGCCCTGGTGGTGCTCTGCCTGGGTGCCGTGGCCGCCAACCTGGCCGGTCGGCAGATGAACTCCAAGGTCATGGCGGTCCTAGGGGTCCTAACCGCCATGAATGCCGTGCTGCGGGCCATCCCCGGCCCGGGCGGCTTCAGTGCCATCTTCGTGCTCCCCATCCTGACCGGCTACGTCTACGGGTCCACCTTCGGCTTCTTGCTGGGCTCCCTCAGCCTGCTGATCTCGGCCCTCATCGGTGCCGGCATTGGGCCCTGGTTGCCCTACCAGATGCTCTGTGCCGGGTGGGTGGGTATGATCAGCGGCTGGCTGCCCCATCTGCGCCGGCCCCAGGCCGAGATGGCCGTATTGATAGGCTGGGGAGTCCTGTCCGGCCTCATCTTCGGCGCCGTCATGAACCTGTGGTTCTGGCCCTTCATCAACGTTCCCGGCGAGGCGGACCTTTACTGGAGTCCAGGGGCCACCCTGGCCGAGGGACTCCGGCGTTACCTGGCCTTCTACCTGCTGACCTCGGCCTGGTGGGACGCCATGCGCGCCGCAGGCAACGCCGTGCTGCTGGCCCTGTTTGGCCGGGCCCTGGTGACCACCCTGCGCCGTTACCAGCGCCGCTTCCAGTTCTCCCTGGGCTGA